A part of Arachis hypogaea cultivar Tifrunner chromosome 12, arahy.Tifrunner.gnm2.J5K5, whole genome shotgun sequence genomic DNA contains:
- the LOC112727803 gene encoding CASP-like protein 5B2 encodes MMKRMVGGPGTRSGFFLRLGQCAFGCASIGLMVTAAEFSNFTAFCYLIASMGLQVLWSFGLACLDIYALRRKRDLQNPILVSLFVVGDWVTATLSLAAACSSAGIIVLYAKDLDFCKKHKSIPCHRYQVSVAMAFITWFFTAMSSHVMFWILASV; translated from the exons ATGATGAAGCGGATGGTGGGTGGGCCAGGTACGAGGAGTGGGTTCTTCTTGAGATTAGGGCAATGTGCGTTTGGTTGTGCTTCAATTGGCCTAATGGTCACAGCAGCTGAATTTTCTAACTTCACTGCTTTCTG CTATTTAATTGCATCAATGGGACTTCAAGTTCTCTGGAGCTTTGGACTTGCATGTCTTGATATCTATGCCTTGAGGAGAAAAAGAGACCTACAAAACCCAATTCTTGTCAGCCTGTTTGTTGTTGGTGATTGG gTAACAGCTACTTTGTCGCTAGCAGCTGCTTGCTCATCTGCGGGAATCATAGTTTTATATGCAAAAGACCTGGATTTCTGCAAGAAGCACAAGAGTATTCCATGCCACAGGTACCAGGTTTCTGTAGCCATGGCATTTATCACGTGGTTTTTTACAGCAATGTCATCACATGTGATGTTTTGGATCTTAGCATCAGTCTAG
- the LOC112730312 gene encoding uncharacterized protein gives MSSKNSSDMLWFKEADNNDGYLRHPRDAEAWKDFDAKYPFFSNDARSASFILSMIIPGPRMPSNDIDVYLEPLGHKYRVDRIRFDGQVESRDPPKKYSGADVLRQQCNMQVSFGKNSTLTAKRRRIGEDADQDDSYWKKRSVFFELPYWKDHMLRHNLDVMHIKKNICDNVVFTILNDSVKSKDNLKARKDLQSMGIRPELWPDEGGKYPSAIFTMSNPQKDVFMKTLQNVVFSYGYSSNIARCIDIRQRKLYGLKSHDCHILMEQLLPILVKKALPSPVSNVIANLSSFFRELCGKAINPMQLGALQNHVVQTLCQMEMIFPPSFFTVMVHLTVHLVDEIKLGGPVHYRWMYPIERYLGRLKQYVRNRAQVEGSIAEGYSSEEILTFCSRYLDNIETRINRPVRVDDRPVDVTVNTGCTMFPEIGKASGAVSHFVLTPMERDQTHRHVLVNCEAIALFIESETKRKLQDQTRSQSRIDRVVHAEFLRRFKREVPMDNTVHLKEMKLLACGPMLQARRFGAYNVNWYKFRTITKEDGLKTQNIGVYVSSNTRSYASMRDNRVSVGSVPYYGKIVDIIELNYSCHFTVVLFKCIWAATTTSREIKQDHLGLTNVNFARPIHTGDREEDEPYILASEAHLVYYICDEVDQEWSVVVHVKPRDLYDMGGENDDVEVAFSPQPGLNMSAAGDISELQLTRDDDIEDLVADVSDNIDYVAY, from the exons ATGAGTAGCAAAAATTCATCTGACATGTTATGGTTTAAAGAGGCAGATAACAACGATGGGTACTTGAGGCATCCAAGGGACGCTGAAGCATGGAAAGACTTTGATGCAAAGTATCCTTTTTTTTCTAACGATGCTCGCAGT GCATCTTTTATACTCTCTATGATTATTCCTGGTCCTAGAATGCCAAGTAATGACATCGATGTTTATTTGGAGCCCCTG GGCCATAAATATAGAGTAGACCGGATTAGATTTGACGGACAAGTTGAAAGCAGAGATCCACCGAAGAAGTATTCTGGAGCAGATGTCTTAAGGCAGCAGTGTAACATGCAAGTATCGTTTGGGAAGAACTCAACTCTGACAGCCAAAAGAAGACGCATTGGTGAAGATGCAGATCAAGATGACTCGTATTGGAAAAAGAGGAGTGTGTTCTTTGAACTCCCGTACTGGAAGGATCACATGTTGCGTCATAACCTTGACGTGATGCATATAAAGAAGAACATTTGTGACAATGTGGTCTTCACTATCTTAAACGATAGCGTCAAATCAAAAGATAATCTTAAGGCTCGCAAAGATTTACAAAGCATGGGCATAAGGCCTGAATTGTGGCCGGACGAAGGTGGTAAGTATCCTTCAGCAATCTTCACAATGTCAAATCCACAGAAGGATGTATTCATGAAGACTCTACAGAACGTGGTATTTTCATATGGTTACTCGAGCAATATTGCTCGTTGTATTGACATCCGGCAGCGCAAGTTGTATGGGTTGAAGAGTCACGACTGCCACATTCTAATGGAACAATTACTTCCAATTTTGGTGAAGAAGGCATTGCCAAGTCCGGTATCAAATGTGATTGCGAATCTGTCCTCATTTTTCCGAGAACTCTGTGGAAAAGCTATAAATCCTATGCAGCTTGGTGCCCTTCAGAATCATGTTGTGCAAACTCTGTGTCAGATGGAAATGATTTTTCCTCCATCCTTCTTTACTGTCATGGTTCACCTTACGGTGCACCTCGTTGATGAAATAAAACTTGGTGGCCCGGTACATTATCGGTGGATGTATCCAATAGAAAG GTACTTAGGACGATTGAAGCAATACGTGCGTAATAGGGCACAAGTAGAAGGCTCAATTGCGGAGGGCTATTCATCCGAGGAGATTTTGACATTCTGCTCCAGATATTTGGATAATATTGAGACTAGAATCAACCGACCAGTGCGAGTTGACGATCGACCTGTTGATGTTACAGTTAATACAGGATGTACTATGTTCCCAGAAATTGGAAAAGCTTCAGGGGCTGTATCACATTTTGTACTGACCCCAATGGAAAGAGATCAGACACATCGTCATGTGCTAGTCAATTGCGAGGCCATCGCTCTATTTATTGA GTCAGAAACCAAGCGAAAATTACAGGATCAAACAAGGTCGCAATCTAGGATAGACCGTGTTGTGCATGCAGAATTTCTTCGCCGGTTCAAGCGTGAG GTTCCAATGGACAATACTGTACATTTGAAAGAAATGAAGTTGCTGGCATGTGGTCCCATGCTTCAGGCAAGACGTTTTGGGGCATACAACGTCAATTGGTACAAGTTTAGAACTATCACAAAGGAAGACGGgctaaaaacacaaaatattgGAGTTTATGTCTCATCCAATACAAGAAGTTATGCCAGCATGCGTGACAACAGAGTATCTGTTGGTAGTGTTCCATATTATGGAAAAATTGTGGACATAATCGAACTGAACTACAGCTGCCATTTTACAGTGGTTTTGTTCAAATGTATTTGGGCTGCTACAACTACGAGCAGAGAAATCAAACAAGACCATCTGGGCCTTACCAACGTTAATTTCGCTCGTCCAATTCACACCGGTGATCGAGAAGAGGACGAACCGTACATATTGGCATCAGAAGCTCATCTCGTGTACTATATATGTGATGAAGTAGATCAAGAATGGAGTGTAGTGGTTCATGTAAAACCACGAGACTTGTATGACATGGGAGGAGAGAATGATGATGTTGAAGTTGCTTTTTCTCCTCAGCCCGGGTTGAACATGTCAGCAGCAGGTGACATCAGTGAGTTACAGTTGACAAGGGATGATGATATAGAAGACCTAGTAGCAGATGTTTCTGATAACATCGATTATGTGGCATACTGA